In Anaerolineales bacterium, the sequence GCAATACTCTGCCCGCACGGTTCTGGGGCGCATGGCACAGCCGGATGAGATGAATGGCGGCCTGCTTTTCCTGGCCTCGGATGCCTCCAGCTACATGACGGGAGCCAATCTGGTTGTGGATGGGGGCTGGACGGCCTGGTGAGCGCCAAGAAGCCGGAAGTTCTGGCGATCATCCCCGCCCGCGGCGGCTCCAAGAGCATTCCGCGCAAAAATGCACTCCCCTTTCTGGGGCATCCCTTATTGGCTTATAGTGTCGCTGCCGGGGTGCAAGCCCAGAAAGTGACCCGCACCATCATTTCCACCGACGATGCCGAAATGGCGGAGCTGGCTCGCCAATACGGGGCCGAAGCACCGTTTTTACGCCCGGCCGAATTCGCTCAGGACAGCACTCAAGATTTGCCAGTCTTCCAGCATGCTTTGGGGTGGCTGGCCGAGAACGAAGATTACCATCCCGAGATCGTGGTGCAGCTGCGCCCCACCTCTCCGGTGCGGCCGCACAGTCTGGTGGATGAAGCCGTGGAGATCTTGCTCAACCACCCCGCCGCCGATTCCGTGCGTGGCGTAGTACCTTCCGGCCAAAACCCTTACAAGATGTGGCGGATAAACGAAAGCGAAGCGATGCAGCCGCTGCTGACCGTGGATCACAACCTGGAACCCTACAATTCGCCCCGCCAGGTCTTGCCACCGACCTACTGGCAGACCGGACATGTGGACGCTATTCGGGCGGCGACGATTCTGCAGGGCAGTATGAGCGGAGCGTCGATCTGGCCGGTGCATATTGATCCCCGCTACACAGTGGATATTGATACCCACAACGATTGGAAGCGGGCTGAGTGGCTGGCCGCCTCAGGCGAACTGGACCTGGTCTGGCCCGGTGCCTCTCGCCGGCCGCTGCCCGCCGAGGTACGCTTGCTGGTGCTGGACTTCGACGGCGTGATGACTGACAACCGCGTGTGGGTGGACCAGGACGGTCGCGAACAGGTGGCCGCCAACCGCGGCGACGGGCTGGGCCTGCTGCAATTGCGCAAAGCTGGGGTGCAGACCCTGGTGATGTCGATGGAGACCAACCCGGTGGTGGCGCGCCGCTGTGAAAAGCTGGGCATTGAGTATTACCAGGGCATTGAAGATAAAGCTACTTTGTTAAAGAAGATATTGGCTGAAAAGCAGATCGCGGCCGAAAACACGGTTTATATTGGCAATGACACCAACGACCTGCCCTGCTTCCCTCTGGTCGGTTGCGCCGTGGCAGTGGGCGACTCTCATCCAGCCGTATTGCGCCAGGCAGACAGAGTTTTGATTTACCCCGGCGGCCGGGGCGCAGTCCGCGAGCTTTGTGATTTAATTCTAGAGAACCTCCCCAAGGAGAACAAATGAAGCGTGAAATTCAGCTCGGTAAGCGCATAGTCGGTGATGGTCACCCAGCCTATATCATCGGCGAGATTGGCATTAACCACAACGGCGATATTGACGTCGCTAA encodes:
- a CDS encoding acylneuraminate cytidylyltransferase, translated to MSAKKPEVLAIIPARGGSKSIPRKNALPFLGHPLLAYSVAAGVQAQKVTRTIISTDDAEMAELARQYGAEAPFLRPAEFAQDSTQDLPVFQHALGWLAENEDYHPEIVVQLRPTSPVRPHSLVDEAVEILLNHPAADSVRGVVPSGQNPYKMWRINESEAMQPLLTVDHNLEPYNSPRQVLPPTYWQTGHVDAIRAATILQGSMSGASIWPVHIDPRYTVDIDTHNDWKRAEWLAASGELDLVWPGASRRPLPAEVRLLVLDFDGVMTDNRVWVDQDGREQVAANRGDGLGLLQLRKAGVQTLVMSMETNPVVARRCEKLGIEYYQGIEDKATLLKKILAEKQIAAENTVYIGNDTNDLPCFPLVGCAVAVGDSHPAVLRQADRVLIYPGGRGAVRELCDLILENLPKENK